The Candidatus Mycolicibacterium alkanivorans genome contains a region encoding:
- a CDS encoding IS701 family transposase, with product MLPGLTLPASWRSLLDLFRPAFRRGSTFALFTLLATGLAARTTRRTVVGMLAGAGMAAAVSFHSACRFFSHHAWDVDPIGLVLARLIVDRLLPDGAPITVVVDDTLFRRWGPKVHAAYWTHDGSAQDPNALGRGNRWVIVGIVVTLRFCTRPVCLPVLLRLWRGKGTASPVALAGQMISLLAQAFPNRRLHAVGDAAYHGKALLVEHTTITTRLPVNAALYAPAPPHTGRRGRPRLKGNRLGHPADLAAHADWRPVTLTRYGHTNTVEIALCDTIWYGAFGNTAGRTVLVRDPAADRVLAIFTTDTDSDAQTIVERYTHRWPIETAIAAGKQLLGIGQARNRLRRAVERTVPLGFCVYSLVIVWYALHGYHRDDLAARREVQPWYPHKDEPAFEDMLAKLRKTLVASRITGVAAAQPDPHKYRDYELACAAAAA from the coding sequence ATGCTTCCGGGCCTGACCCTACCCGCATCGTGGCGTTCGCTGTTGGACCTGTTTCGGCCCGCGTTTCGCCGCGGATCGACGTTCGCGTTGTTCACGCTGCTGGCTACCGGGCTGGCGGCGCGGACCACCCGGCGCACGGTGGTGGGGATGCTCGCCGGAGCGGGCATGGCTGCGGCGGTGTCGTTCCACTCGGCGTGCCGGTTCTTCTCCCACCACGCCTGGGACGTCGACCCGATCGGGCTGGTGCTGGCCCGGCTGATCGTGGATCGGCTGCTGCCCGATGGGGCACCGATCACGGTGGTCGTCGACGACACCCTATTCCGCCGCTGGGGGCCCAAGGTGCACGCCGCGTACTGGACCCACGACGGCTCCGCCCAGGACCCCAACGCGCTGGGCCGCGGCAACCGGTGGGTGATCGTCGGCATCGTCGTCACGCTGCGGTTCTGTACCCGCCCGGTGTGCCTGCCGGTGTTGTTGCGGTTGTGGCGGGGCAAGGGCACCGCCTCCCCGGTGGCGCTGGCAGGGCAGATGATTTCACTTCTGGCCCAAGCATTTCCGAACCGCCGCTTGCACGCCGTCGGGGACGCCGCCTACCACGGCAAGGCCCTGCTGGTCGAGCACACCACGATCACCACCCGGCTGCCGGTCAACGCCGCGCTCTACGCGCCCGCCCCGCCGCACACCGGCCGACGCGGCCGACCCCGGCTCAAGGGAAACCGGCTCGGCCACCCCGCCGACCTCGCCGCACACGCCGACTGGCGACCGGTCACCCTGACCCGCTACGGCCACACCAACACCGTCGAGATCGCCCTGTGCGACACGATCTGGTACGGCGCGTTCGGCAACACCGCAGGCCGCACCGTCCTGGTCCGCGACCCCGCCGCCGACAGGGTCCTGGCGATCTTCACCACCGACACCGACAGCGACGCGCAGACCATCGTGGAACGCTACACCCACCGCTGGCCGATAGAGACCGCCATCGCCGCCGGCAAACAACTACTCGGCATCGGCCAAGCCCGCAACCGACTGCGGCGCGCGGTGGAACGCACCGTGCCGCTTGGCTTCTGCGTCTACAGCCTGGTCATCGTCTGGTACGCGCTGCACGGATACCACCGAGACGACCTCGCCGCACGCCGCGAGGTCCAGCCCTGGTACCCCCACAAAGACGAGCCCGCCTTCGAAGACATGCTCGCCAAACTCCGCAAAACCCTGGTCGCATCCCGAATTACGGGCGTTGCCGCAGCTCAGCCCGATCCACACAAATACCGCGACTACGAACTGGCCTGCGCGGCAGCCGCCGCGTAA
- a CDS encoding lipase family protein produces the protein MALAAMLVMVASMNLAPRATADPAQFEQQCPQPDPNCWGSDESRYAAFYTPPDPLPAGKPGDLIRFEASPLVLEPSGQLGAYVADGTRIMYRSTDNSGNPVAVTGTYFEPHNPWPGQGPRPLIAYATGPYGLGDQCAPSRMFNQGIHFSSGLDLHFGYEETFIATMVARGFAVVVTDGVGLGTPGPVPILMRQAAGTALLDAARAAMKLPGTSLDPHGPVALWGWSPGGQASGSAAELAPSYAPDLHLVGAWVGAPPADLTLLPPFLDGSLFFVALGYALNGIAAAYPQAAPLLLPALSDQGKDLLTRSSTMCVVEGVLTFSFHHLNEYFNADPAEVFSSEAVRTVLNAQRLGTTKPAIPVFISTNRFDPFFPWGGSHQLALDWCAQGADVELWTNRQPPFLNKLAINHLLPYFVDGERAMGWITDRFNGLPTTPHCADIPSD, from the coding sequence ATGGCGCTGGCGGCGATGCTGGTGATGGTTGCCTCGATGAACCTCGCGCCGCGGGCGACCGCCGATCCGGCGCAGTTCGAGCAGCAGTGCCCCCAGCCCGACCCCAACTGCTGGGGATCCGACGAGTCCCGGTATGCGGCGTTCTACACCCCGCCGGACCCGCTGCCCGCCGGAAAGCCCGGCGACCTGATCCGATTCGAGGCTTCGCCACTGGTGTTGGAACCGTCGGGCCAGTTGGGTGCCTACGTGGCCGACGGCACCCGGATCATGTACCGCAGCACCGACAACAGCGGCAACCCGGTCGCGGTCACGGGCACCTACTTCGAACCGCACAACCCCTGGCCCGGCCAAGGACCGCGGCCACTGATCGCCTACGCGACCGGCCCGTACGGGCTGGGTGATCAATGCGCCCCGTCGCGGATGTTCAACCAGGGCATCCACTTCTCCTCGGGCCTGGACCTGCACTTCGGTTACGAGGAAACCTTCATCGCCACCATGGTGGCGCGTGGATTCGCCGTCGTGGTCACCGACGGCGTCGGACTGGGCACCCCCGGCCCGGTCCCGATCCTGATGCGACAAGCCGCCGGCACAGCCCTTCTCGACGCCGCGCGCGCGGCGATGAAACTGCCCGGCACGTCGCTGGATCCGCATGGGCCGGTCGCACTGTGGGGATGGTCCCCGGGCGGACAGGCCTCCGGTTCGGCGGCCGAACTGGCGCCCAGCTACGCGCCGGACCTACACCTGGTCGGCGCCTGGGTCGGGGCGCCACCGGCCGATCTGACCCTGCTGCCGCCGTTCCTCGACGGCAGCCTCTTCTTCGTCGCGCTCGGGTACGCGCTCAACGGGATCGCAGCCGCATACCCGCAGGCCGCTCCGCTGCTCCTGCCCGCCCTCTCCGATCAGGGCAAGGATCTGCTGACCCGCTCATCGACCATGTGCGTGGTCGAAGGGGTTCTGACGTTCAGCTTCCATCACCTCAACGAATACTTCAACGCCGATCCCGCCGAGGTGTTCAGCTCAGAGGCCGTCAGAACCGTTCTGAACGCTCAGCGCCTCGGGACAACGAAGCCCGCGATACCGGTGTTCATCAGCACCAACCGATTCGACCCGTTCTTCCCGTGGGGAGGGTCGCATCAACTCGCGCTGGACTGGTGCGCCCAGGGCGCCGACGTCGAGTTATGGACCAACCGCCAACCGCCGTTCCTGAACAAACTCGCGATCAACCACCTGCTGCCCTACTTCGTCGATGGCGAACGCGCAATGGGCTGGATCACCGACCGTTTCAACGGGTTGCCCACCACACCCCATTGCGCGGACATACCATCCGACTAG
- a CDS encoding SDR family NAD(P)-dependent oxidoreductase has product MSGGRLAGRRAVITGGATGIGFGVARRFLAEGAAVLLAGPDEAVMNDATGRLSADGAQVVAAHVEDLSHSGAGERLVAAAVEELGGIDILVNNAGGGVITATANHTEQTIRRTIDNNLWTTLNSTLAVLAPMLAAGYGRVVNIGAESVRNGLNGHAIYNAAKGGVHAFAVGLAREYAASGVTFNTVAPSYVLTPEIQAGLAEGTLPEEFRSITDIAVSLIPMRRPATVDEVAAAVLFLASEEAGFITGQVLSVNGGSSMG; this is encoded by the coding sequence GTGAGCGGCGGTCGGCTCGCCGGCCGCCGTGCCGTGATCACCGGGGGAGCGACCGGGATCGGATTCGGGGTGGCCCGTCGATTCCTCGCCGAAGGGGCCGCGGTGCTGCTCGCCGGACCTGACGAGGCGGTGATGAACGACGCGACGGGGCGACTGTCGGCTGACGGCGCGCAGGTCGTGGCCGCACACGTCGAGGACCTGAGCCATTCCGGGGCCGGCGAACGGCTCGTCGCCGCGGCTGTGGAAGAACTGGGTGGAATCGACATCCTCGTCAACAACGCCGGCGGCGGTGTGATCACCGCAACCGCTAACCACACCGAGCAAACCATTCGACGCACCATCGACAACAACCTGTGGACCACGCTCAACTCCACGCTGGCCGTACTTGCCCCGATGCTCGCCGCCGGGTATGGACGCGTGGTCAACATCGGCGCCGAATCCGTGCGCAACGGGCTGAACGGACACGCGATATACAACGCCGCCAAAGGCGGTGTGCACGCGTTCGCTGTCGGTCTAGCCCGCGAATACGCCGCCAGCGGCGTCACCTTCAACACGGTGGCCCCGTCCTATGTTCTGACACCCGAGATCCAAGCCGGCCTGGCCGAGGGGACCCTGCCCGAGGAATTCCGGTCGATCACCGACATCGCCGTCAGCCTCATCCCGATGCGACGCCCAGCCACCGTCGACGAAGTCGCGGCCGCGGTGCTGTTCCTGGCCTCTGAGGAGGCCGGCTTCATCACCGGACAAGTGCTCAGCGTCAACGGCGGAAGCAGCATGGGCTGA
- a CDS encoding aromatic-ring-hydroxylating dioxygenase subunit beta: MTIEQLTTAPTGAGATAGGAVQRCDVEDLLYLEAQLLDEWRLDEWVQLYTDDAQYIIPANDLPDAAPDRDLVLVNDNKSRLLARVDRLKSRKAHREYPHAITRHQVSNVRILDQSGQEIGVSAYFTVWRFRNGRDDHYVGRYDYRLRRTDGNLRICYKRAVMDMTVLRPAGAVSIIL; the protein is encoded by the coding sequence ATGACCATCGAACAGCTCACCACTGCCCCTACGGGGGCGGGTGCGACCGCGGGCGGTGCGGTGCAGCGCTGCGACGTTGAGGATCTGCTGTACCTGGAGGCGCAGCTGCTCGATGAGTGGCGCCTGGATGAATGGGTGCAGCTCTACACCGACGACGCCCAGTACATTATTCCGGCCAACGATCTGCCCGATGCGGCGCCGGATCGCGACCTCGTTCTGGTCAACGACAACAAGTCGCGGCTCCTGGCCCGGGTGGACCGGCTCAAGAGCCGCAAAGCGCACCGCGAATACCCCCATGCCATCACCCGCCACCAAGTCAGCAACGTGCGCATCCTCGACCAGTCCGGCCAGGAGATCGGTGTCAGCGCCTATTTCACTGTGTGGCGCTTCCGCAACGGCCGCGACGACCACTATGTCGGGCGCTACGACTACCGGCTGCGTCGCACCGACGGCAACCTGCGGATCTGCTACAAACGCGCGGTGATGGACATGACGGTGCTGCGGCCCGCCGGTGCCGTGAGCATCATCCTGTGA
- a CDS encoding aromatic ring-hydroxylating oxygenase subunit alpha produces MGPAATQLIVDDPDSGVFRIHRSALTSPQIFEAERDLVFDRCWLYLGHESEIPTPGDFVRRSVAGRPLIFVRSAKTGQIRALHNTCPHRGATVCRADSGNGKVFQCFYHAWSFNTDGELVGVPDRQGYGPAFRMEEMGLRPVAAVESYRGFVFVTFDPDAESLVDYLSGARDYLDLLVDESESGWEILNGSNQYSINANWKLLVENSIDGYHAAPTHDTYMKYLSSMGISVADGLAGRGRGLGHGHAVMEYKAPWGRPIAKWEKQFGEETRPEMENMRSRLVELYGAERAEVMAENNRNLFIYPNLIINDIQAVTVRTFMPTAADHMNVSAWHLAPKAELPQARALRLESFLSFLGPGGFATPDDVEALESCQDGFRSGGVEWNDISRGMTREPKATDEEQMRAFWRRWRQQVSPQREVVA; encoded by the coding sequence ATGGGACCGGCTGCAACGCAGCTCATTGTCGACGACCCCGACAGCGGCGTGTTTCGTATCCATCGTTCGGCGCTGACCTCGCCGCAGATCTTCGAAGCCGAGCGCGACCTCGTGTTCGACCGGTGCTGGCTGTACCTGGGGCACGAATCCGAGATCCCCACCCCGGGCGATTTCGTGCGCCGCTCGGTGGCGGGGCGGCCGTTGATCTTCGTGCGCAGCGCGAAGACCGGTCAGATCCGGGCGTTGCACAACACCTGCCCGCATCGCGGCGCCACGGTGTGCCGCGCGGACTCGGGCAACGGCAAAGTGTTTCAGTGCTTTTACCATGCGTGGTCGTTCAACACCGACGGCGAACTGGTCGGTGTGCCCGACCGTCAGGGCTACGGGCCGGCGTTTCGCATGGAGGAGATGGGCTTGCGGCCGGTGGCCGCAGTTGAGTCTTATCGCGGTTTCGTGTTCGTCACCTTCGACCCCGACGCCGAGAGCCTGGTCGACTATCTGTCCGGCGCCCGCGACTACCTCGACTTGCTCGTCGACGAGTCAGAGTCGGGCTGGGAGATCCTCAACGGCTCCAACCAGTATTCCATCAACGCCAACTGGAAGCTGCTTGTCGAGAACAGCATCGACGGCTACCACGCGGCCCCCACCCACGACACCTACATGAAGTACCTGAGCTCCATGGGTATCAGCGTGGCCGATGGGCTCGCCGGGCGGGGCCGGGGTTTAGGCCACGGGCACGCCGTGATGGAGTATAAAGCCCCGTGGGGCCGGCCGATCGCGAAGTGGGAAAAACAGTTCGGCGAAGAGACGCGGCCCGAGATGGAGAACATGCGTTCCCGGCTCGTCGAGTTATACGGTGCCGAACGCGCCGAGGTGATGGCCGAGAACAACCGCAACCTGTTCATCTACCCCAACCTGATCATCAACGATATCCAAGCGGTCACGGTGCGCACGTTCATGCCCACCGCGGCCGACCACATGAACGTCAGCGCCTGGCACCTGGCCCCCAAAGCCGAATTGCCGCAGGCGCGGGCGCTGCGGCTGGAAAGCTTCCTGAGCTTCCTGGGACCCGGCGGATTTGCCACTCCCGACGACGTCGAGGCCCTCGAGTCATGTCAGGATGGGTTCCGCAGCGGCGGGGTCGAGTGGAACGACATCTCCCGCGGCATGACCCGTGAGCCCAAAGCCACCGACGAGGAGCAGATGCGGGCGTTCTGGCGGCGGTGGCGCCAGCAGGTCAGCCCGCAGCGCGAGGTGGTGGCATGA
- a CDS encoding fatty acid desaturase, whose product MDALRYYLVSLVVGVTAAGLWLGGGWVWAGIATFPILMLLDIVLPADHKVRTIGAAWLAEIPLYLHLPLLVAVWTLFALRLGAWTGHTAVALPGGTVSAAGVVGMVLSVGWIGAVPNLPVAHELMHRRSLFPRAMAKVYSTVYLDPNRDVGHKLTHHLDLCTEADSDTPRRGQTIYAFMWQASYGAWRDGVVTSLNSLRKRNMSVFHPKNAVYVEIGLLAALFAAMYAAAGLVGLAVAAAAMVFSKLLAEGFNYLQHYGMVRVPGSPVQLHHAWNHLGSIIRPLGVEITTHIEHHFDSRYKYHELKPRPEGAQMPSAFLCFVYALVPPLWEAKIAKPRLRHWDEHFASPAEKELAMAANREAGWPQWVDTPTTRPAVSATRASRDSGPRVSGS is encoded by the coding sequence ATGGACGCTTTACGTTACTACTTGGTCAGTCTGGTCGTCGGGGTAACCGCGGCCGGGCTGTGGCTCGGCGGTGGCTGGGTCTGGGCCGGCATCGCGACCTTCCCGATACTGATGCTGCTGGACATCGTACTGCCCGCCGACCACAAGGTCCGCACCATCGGTGCGGCCTGGCTGGCCGAAATACCGCTGTATCTGCATCTGCCGCTGCTGGTCGCGGTGTGGACCCTGTTCGCGTTGCGGCTGGGCGCCTGGACGGGCCACACCGCGGTGGCGTTGCCGGGCGGGACGGTCAGCGCGGCCGGAGTCGTCGGTATGGTGCTGTCGGTCGGGTGGATCGGCGCGGTGCCCAACCTGCCAGTCGCCCACGAGTTGATGCACCGGCGTTCACTGTTCCCGCGCGCCATGGCCAAGGTATACAGCACCGTTTACCTGGATCCCAACCGCGACGTCGGGCACAAACTGACCCACCATCTCGACTTGTGCACCGAGGCCGACAGCGACACACCGCGGCGCGGCCAGACGATTTACGCGTTTATGTGGCAGGCGTCGTACGGGGCGTGGAGGGACGGCGTAGTCACCTCACTGAACTCGCTGCGCAAGCGCAACATGTCGGTGTTTCACCCGAAAAACGCCGTCTATGTCGAGATCGGCCTGTTGGCCGCGCTGTTCGCAGCGATGTACGCCGCCGCCGGGCTGGTCGGGCTGGCCGTGGCCGCCGCTGCAATGGTGTTTTCGAAGCTACTGGCCGAGGGATTCAACTATCTGCAGCATTACGGCATGGTGCGCGTGCCCGGCTCGCCGGTCCAGCTCCATCACGCCTGGAACCACCTCGGCAGCATCATCCGCCCGCTGGGCGTGGAGATCACCACTCACATCGAACACCACTTCGACAGCCGCTACAAATACCACGAGCTCAAGCCACGCCCGGAGGGCGCACAGATGCCCAGCGCGTTCCTGTGCTTCGTGTACGCCCTGGTGCCGCCGCTGTGGGAAGCAAAGATTGCCAAACCACGGCTGCGGCACTGGGATGAGCACTTCGCCTCCCCAGCCGAGAAAGAACTGGCGATGGCGGCCAACCGCGAGGCCGGCTGGCCCCAGTGGGTAGACACGCCGACCACGCGGCCCGCCGTGAGCGCCACCCGCGCCTCGCGTGACTCCGGCCCAAGGGTGAGCGGCTCGTGA
- a CDS encoding NAD(P)-dependent alcohol dehydrogenase — translation MTTSTAAVVRDKGGPFHIEDVQIGEPRADEVRVRIVASGICHTDIIVRDQVLPPGPPAILGHEGAGVVEAVGSEVRSLAPGDHVVLAPVSCRSCRNCMSGHPMNCDSFTPLNFGGRRADGSTAYRDSHGAELNAHFFGQSSFSHHAIVPERGAVKVSDQAPLELLGPLGCGLQTGAGAVLTALAPPAGASIAVFGAGGVGLAAIMGAVIAGCAPIIAVDLNASRLDMAIELGATHAVKAPDDAVEQIQAITGGGADFTLDAVGLPATLRQAVTALNVGGTAGLVGANALGQEVSLDLMHLLFGRTVKGIIEGDTVPGLFIPRLVELFLRGRFPFDKIIQRYPFPEINTAIADTEAGRAIKPVVLY, via the coding sequence ATGACAACCAGCACCGCGGCTGTGGTCCGGGACAAGGGCGGGCCCTTCCACATCGAAGACGTCCAGATCGGGGAGCCGCGCGCCGACGAGGTGCGCGTGCGCATCGTGGCCAGCGGTATCTGCCACACCGACATCATCGTGCGTGACCAGGTGCTGCCGCCCGGGCCGCCGGCGATTCTGGGGCACGAGGGCGCCGGCGTGGTGGAGGCGGTGGGATCCGAGGTGCGCTCGCTTGCCCCCGGCGATCACGTGGTGCTCGCGCCGGTGTCGTGCCGTAGCTGCCGCAACTGTATGAGCGGGCATCCGATGAATTGCGATTCCTTCACACCGCTGAACTTCGGGGGCCGCCGCGCCGACGGTTCCACGGCCTACCGCGACAGTCACGGCGCCGAACTCAACGCCCACTTCTTCGGCCAGTCCTCGTTCAGCCACCACGCAATCGTCCCGGAGCGCGGCGCGGTCAAAGTCTCCGACCAGGCGCCGCTGGAATTGCTGGGACCGCTGGGCTGCGGTCTGCAAACCGGTGCCGGCGCGGTGCTGACCGCGCTGGCACCGCCCGCGGGCGCCAGCATCGCCGTATTCGGCGCCGGGGGTGTCGGCCTGGCCGCGATCATGGGTGCGGTGATCGCCGGCTGCGCCCCGATCATCGCGGTCGACCTCAATGCGTCGCGACTCGACATGGCCATAGAACTCGGCGCCACCCACGCCGTGAAAGCCCCCGACGACGCCGTGGAGCAGATCCAGGCCATCACCGGCGGGGGAGCGGACTTCACGCTGGACGCCGTCGGGTTACCGGCGACCCTGCGGCAGGCCGTCACCGCACTCAACGTCGGCGGCACCGCCGGGCTGGTCGGCGCCAACGCGCTCGGACAAGAGGTGTCCCTGGACCTCATGCATCTGCTGTTCGGGCGCACCGTGAAGGGAATCATCGAGGGCGACACGGTGCCGGGACTGTTCATCCCCCGCCTGGTCGAATTGTTCCTGCGCGGACGATTCCCGTTCGACAAGATCATCCAACGCTACCCGTTTCCCGAGATCAACACCGCCATCGCGGACACCGAAGCCGGCCGCGCCATCAAACCCGTGGTGCTCTACTAA
- a CDS encoding aldehyde dehydrogenase — MSVAYDSLFIGGEWVASGGTTQITVVSASTEEVLGQIPEATAADVDKAVAAARGACGDPAGWSRWEPARRAEALERLADALDKRGEDIAHRVSSQNGMPIAVSRQLEAVFPATLLRYYAGMVRDRESEESRPGLFGGTTLVRRTPVGVVGAIVPWNFPQTLAAFKYAPALAAGCTVVIKPSPETVLDSYLLAEAVQEAALPPGVVNIVTGGRDVGAHLVSHPGVDKVAFTGSTGAGRQIAETCGRMLRPVTLELGGKSAAIILDDADLDSVNTAQNLFGATLLNNGQTCYLSTRILVPRTRYAQVVDVFTGFVEGLTVGDALDPDTQIGPMASARHRQRVESFIAEGRAEGARVTAGGGRPSQLDRGWFVEPTVFADVDNSFTVAREEIFGPVLSLIPYTDVDEAVQIANDSDYGLGGTVWSSDPERAVEVARRVQTGTIGINQYLPDPTAPFGGVKASGLGRELGPEGLAAYENQKSIYLSAPASGN; from the coding sequence GAATGGGTCGCCTCGGGCGGGACGACGCAGATCACGGTGGTGTCGGCGAGCACCGAGGAGGTGCTGGGGCAGATACCGGAGGCCACGGCGGCAGATGTCGATAAAGCGGTCGCGGCGGCGCGCGGTGCGTGCGGCGACCCGGCGGGCTGGTCGCGGTGGGAGCCTGCGCGGCGCGCGGAGGCGTTGGAGAGGCTGGCCGACGCGCTCGACAAGCGGGGCGAGGACATCGCGCATCGCGTCAGCAGTCAAAACGGTATGCCGATCGCGGTATCGCGCCAGCTGGAGGCGGTGTTCCCGGCGACGTTGTTGCGTTACTACGCGGGCATGGTGCGCGACCGCGAGTCGGAGGAGAGCCGTCCGGGGTTGTTCGGTGGGACCACCCTGGTGCGGCGCACACCCGTTGGGGTGGTCGGCGCGATTGTGCCGTGGAACTTCCCGCAGACGCTGGCCGCGTTCAAATACGCTCCGGCGCTGGCCGCCGGCTGCACCGTGGTCATCAAGCCCTCACCGGAGACCGTGCTCGACAGCTACCTGCTGGCCGAGGCCGTACAAGAGGCAGCGCTGCCGCCGGGCGTGGTCAACATCGTCACGGGCGGGCGCGACGTCGGCGCGCATCTGGTCTCTCACCCCGGGGTCGACAAGGTCGCCTTCACGGGGTCGACCGGTGCGGGCCGCCAGATCGCCGAGACGTGCGGGCGGATGCTGCGCCCGGTCACCTTGGAGCTGGGGGGTAAGTCCGCGGCGATCATCCTCGACGACGCCGATCTGGACTCGGTCAACACTGCCCAGAACCTGTTCGGTGCGACCCTGCTCAACAACGGTCAGACATGTTATCTGTCCACCCGGATTCTGGTGCCGCGCACCCGCTACGCGCAGGTCGTGGACGTGTTCACCGGCTTCGTGGAGGGTCTGACGGTCGGCGATGCGCTCGATCCCGACACCCAGATCGGTCCGATGGCCAGCGCCCGGCATCGGCAGCGCGTGGAGAGCTTCATCGCCGAGGGCCGCGCTGAGGGCGCGAGGGTCACCGCGGGCGGAGGCCGGCCCTCGCAGCTGGACAGGGGGTGGTTCGTCGAGCCGACGGTGTTTGCCGACGTGGACAACAGTTTCACGGTGGCACGAGAGGAGATCTTCGGCCCGGTGCTGTCGCTGATCCCGTACACGGATGTCGACGAGGCGGTACAGATCGCCAACGACTCCGATTACGGCCTGGGTGGCACCGTCTGGAGCAGCGACCCCGAGCGCGCCGTCGAGGTGGCCCGTCGTGTCCAGACCGGCACGATCGGCATCAACCAGTATCTACCGGATCCCACTGCCCCGTTCGGCGGGGTGAAGGCCAGCGGCCTGGGCCGCGAACTGGGCCCGGAGGGGCTGGCCGCCTACGAAAACCAGAAGTCCATCTATCTGAGCGCACCGGCATCCGGTAACTGA